From the genome of Pseudomonas sp. TMP9, one region includes:
- the pta gene encoding phosphate acetyltransferase: protein MHTFFIAPTGFGVGLTSISLGLVGALERTGLKVGFFKPIAQPHQGDMGPERSSELIARTHGLYSPKPLALAHVERMLGDGQLDELLEEIISLFQEASAGKDVIIVEGMVPTRQASYAARVNFHLAKSLDAEVILVSAPEQESLSELSDRVDIQAQLFGGPQDEKVLGVILNKVRSEDGIEAFANRLKELSPLLKTDDFRLLGCIPWQEELNAPRTRDIADLLGARILNAGEYEQRRMLKIVLCARAVANTVQLLKPGTLVVTPGDRDDIILAASLAAMNGMPLAGLLLCSDFAPDPRIMELCRGALQSGLPVMTVSTGSYDTATNLNRLNKEIPVDDKERAENVADFVASHIDHEWLFARCGRPRELRMSPPAFRYQLVQRAKAANKRIVLPEGSEPRTVRAAAICQARGIARCVLLAKPEDVYAVARVQGIELPEGLEILDPDLIRERYVGPMVELRKGKGLNAPMAAAQLEDTVVLGTMMLALDEVDGLVSGAINTTANTIRPALQLIKTAPGYNLVSSVFFMLLPDQVLVYGDCAVNPDPTAVELAEIALQSAASASAFGIIPRVALLSYSTGDSGTGEEVEKVREATRLARALQPNLLLDGPLQYDAAAIASVGRQKAPNSPVAGRATVFIFPDLNTGNTTYKAVQRSADCISVGPMLQGLRKPVNDLSRGALVDDIVYTIALTAIQAANLPQ from the coding sequence ATGCACACCTTTTTTATTGCCCCTACCGGTTTTGGTGTCGGTCTGACCTCAATCAGCCTCGGCTTAGTTGGCGCTCTGGAGCGGACAGGCCTTAAGGTCGGCTTTTTCAAACCAATCGCCCAACCGCATCAAGGTGACATGGGCCCTGAGCGCTCCAGTGAGCTGATCGCCCGCACCCACGGGCTGTATTCGCCCAAACCGTTGGCCCTGGCACATGTTGAGCGCATGCTCGGCGATGGTCAGTTGGATGAGTTGCTGGAGGAAATTATCAGCCTCTTTCAAGAGGCCTCTGCCGGCAAAGACGTGATCATCGTTGAGGGCATGGTGCCCACGCGCCAAGCCAGCTATGCCGCGCGGGTTAACTTCCACCTGGCCAAAAGCCTGGATGCCGAGGTGATTCTGGTTTCCGCGCCGGAGCAGGAAAGCCTCAGTGAGCTGAGTGACCGCGTGGACATCCAGGCCCAGCTGTTTGGTGGCCCGCAAGATGAAAAAGTGCTCGGCGTAATCCTTAATAAGGTGCGCAGCGAGGATGGTATCGAGGCCTTCGCCAACCGCCTGAAAGAACTTTCACCGCTGCTGAAAACTGATGATTTTCGTTTGCTCGGCTGCATCCCCTGGCAGGAGGAGCTGAACGCCCCGCGCACCCGCGACATTGCCGACCTGCTGGGCGCGCGCATTCTCAATGCCGGCGAATACGAGCAGCGGCGCATGCTGAAAATCGTGCTGTGCGCCCGCGCCGTGGCCAACACCGTGCAACTGCTCAAGCCCGGCACGCTGGTGGTGACGCCGGGGGATCGTGACGACATCATTCTCGCCGCCAGCCTCGCAGCCATGAACGGCATGCCGCTGGCGGGCTTGTTGCTGTGCAGCGACTTCGCCCCCGACCCACGCATCATGGAGCTATGCCGGGGTGCGTTGCAGAGCGGCTTACCGGTGATGACGGTGAGCACCGGCTCCTACGACACCGCCACTAACCTGAACCGCCTGAACAAGGAAATCCCGGTCGACGACAAAGAGCGCGCAGAAAATGTCGCCGACTTCGTCGCCAGCCATATCGACCATGAGTGGCTGTTTGCCCGCTGCGGCAGGCCGCGCGAGCTGCGCATGTCGCCGCCAGCATTCCGCTATCAATTGGTGCAGCGCGCCAAGGCTGCCAATAAACGTATTGTCCTACCAGAGGGCAGCGAACCCCGCACCGTCAGAGCAGCGGCCATTTGCCAAGCGCGCGGTATCGCCCGTTGCGTACTGCTGGCCAAACCAGAAGACGTCTACGCGGTGGCGCGCGTGCAGGGCATTGAGTTGCCAGAAGGGCTGGAAATTCTTGACCCAGATCTGATCCGTGAACGCTATGTTGGCCCCATGGTCGAGCTGCGCAAAGGCAAAGGGCTGAACGCGCCGATGGCCGCCGCTCAGCTGGAAGATACGGTGGTGCTGGGCACCATGATGCTCGCCCTTGATGAGGTTGACGGTCTGGTTTCCGGTGCGATTAACACCACCGCCAACACCATCCGCCCGGCCTTGCAGCTAATCAAAACCGCTCCGGGGTATAACTTGGTGTCATCGGTGTTCTTTATGCTGCTGCCCGACCAGGTCCTGGTGTATGGCGACTGCGCCGTTAACCCAGACCCAACGGCGGTGGAACTGGCGGAAATAGCCTTGCAAAGCGCGGCCTCGGCCAGCGCCTTTGGCATCATCCCGCGGGTGGCGCTGCTCAGCTACTCCACGGGCGACTCTGGCACTGGCGAAGAGGTCGAGAAAGTCCGCGAGGCTACCCGCCTAGCACGCGCGCTGCAGCCCAACCTGCTGCTTGATGGCCCGCTGCAATACGACGCCGCTGCGATCGCCAGCGTCGGTCGGCAAAAAGCGCCGAATAGCCCAGTGGCCGGACGCGCTACGGTGTTTATCTTCCCCGATCTCAACACCGGCAACACCACCTACAAAGCCGTGCAACGCAGCGCCGACTGCATCAGCGTCGGCCCCATGCTGCAGGGCTTGCGTAAGCCGGTAAATGACCTGTCACGCGGGGCACTAGTCGACGACATCGTCTACACCATCGCCCTGACCGCCATCCAAGCAGCCAACCTGCCGCAATAA
- a CDS encoding acyltransferase yields MLHVLPAPLRGLIAGLLLALNTLICCWPLFIGALLKFLLPIPKVQRALRAGMHATAEFWISTNKFWMNQVGRTRWDVAGLQSLDKQHSYLVTSNHQSWVDILVLQYQLNRRAPFLKFFLKQELIWVPVIGLCWWALEFPFMKRFSKEYLVKHPEKRGQDLATTRKACERYKTNPVSVFNFLEGTRLSPAKHAQQQSPFKHLLKPKAGGIAFVLDAMGEQLHSVVNVTIHYPQGTPGFWDLLCGRIEQVVVRVEERPIPKAFIGGNYDQDDAYRLQFQQWVNQLWLDKDAQLDELKQRFPAR; encoded by the coding sequence ATGCTGCATGTTCTGCCTGCTCCACTGCGCGGCCTAATTGCTGGCCTGCTGCTCGCCCTGAATACCCTAATCTGCTGCTGGCCGCTGTTTATCGGCGCCCTGCTGAAGTTCCTCCTGCCGATCCCTAAGGTGCAGCGCGCGCTGCGTGCTGGCATGCATGCGACCGCGGAGTTCTGGATTTCTACCAACAAATTCTGGATGAACCAGGTTGGCCGCACCCGCTGGGATGTGGCCGGACTGCAAAGCCTGGACAAACAGCACTCCTATCTGGTCACCAGCAACCACCAGAGCTGGGTCGATATTCTGGTACTGCAATACCAGCTCAACCGCCGCGCGCCGTTTCTCAAGTTTTTTCTCAAGCAGGAATTGATCTGGGTGCCAGTGATTGGCCTGTGTTGGTGGGCGCTGGAGTTTCCTTTTATGAAGCGCTTCAGCAAGGAATACCTGGTCAAACACCCGGAAAAACGTGGTCAAGACTTGGCCACCACGCGCAAAGCCTGCGAGCGTTATAAAACTAATCCGGTGTCGGTGTTCAACTTCCTCGAAGGCACACGCCTGTCACCTGCCAAGCATGCCCAGCAGCAGTCGCCCTTCAAGCACCTGCTCAAACCCAAGGCGGGCGGCATTGCCTTTGTTCTGGATGCCATGGGCGAGCAACTGCACAGCGTAGTTAACGTCACCATCCACTACCCACAAGGCACACCGGGCTTCTGGGACTTGCTGTGCGGCAGGATCGAACAGGTGGTGGTGCGCGTCGAGGAGCGGCCAATTCCTAAGGCATTTATTGGCGGCAATTACGATCAAGACGATGCCTACCGCCTGCAATTTCAGCAGTGGGTCAATCAGCTCTGGTTGGATAAAGATGCGCAGTTGGATGAACTGAAACAGCGTTTCCCAGCCCGCTGA
- a CDS encoding OmpA family protein, translating into MNLWRNLAVITLGLGVLAGCTTNPYTGEREAGKAGIYGGVGAVTGAVIGAATSSKKDRGKGALIGAAVGGAAGGGYGYYADTQEAKLRQTLQGTGVQVQRNGDDLKLIMPGNITFASNSADISSSFYPTLNSLVTVFKEFNKNGVDIVGHTDSTGSYELNQNLSNRRAQSVASYLSGNGVPASRLSSYGAGSSQAIASNSSEAGRAQNRRVEINLRPL; encoded by the coding sequence ATGAACCTTTGGCGAAATCTTGCAGTGATAACCCTCGGTCTCGGCGTGCTCGCCGGCTGTACCACTAACCCCTATACCGGTGAGCGTGAAGCGGGCAAGGCGGGTATTTACGGTGGCGTCGGTGCTGTTACCGGCGCCGTGATCGGTGCCGCCACGTCTAGTAAGAAGGATCGCGGCAAAGGCGCCCTGATTGGCGCGGCAGTGGGCGGCGCCGCAGGCGGCGGCTACGGTTATTACGCAGACACTCAAGAAGCCAAACTGCGCCAGACGCTGCAAGGCACGGGCGTGCAGGTGCAGCGCAATGGCGATGACCTCAAGCTGATCATGCCGGGCAACATCACCTTTGCCAGCAATTCAGCAGATATTTCCAGCAGTTTCTACCCAACCCTTAACTCATTGGTCACGGTGTTTAAAGAGTTCAACAAAAATGGTGTCGATATAGTTGGGCATACCGACAGCACGGGCTCTTATGAGTTGAACCAGAACCTCTCCAACCGACGTGCCCAAAGCGTTGCTTCTTACCTGAGCGGCAATGGCGTACCAGCCTCGCGGTTGTCGTCCTATGGCGCCGGTTCGAGCCAAGCGATCGCCAGCAACAGCAGCGAAGCAGGCCGCGCACAGAACCGCCGGGTAGAAATCAACCTGCGTCCGCTGTAA
- a CDS encoding MBL fold metallo-hydrolase encodes MTTAATPPPTLIRETFPVGPLQCNCTIIGDPVTKKAIVVDPGGNPEMIMARLDAHGLKVVSIIHTHAHLDHFLASGQLKEMTGATLHLHKEDQFLWDNLEMQCGMFGVPYVPVPAPDQWLSDDQALDCGCGVALHTPGHTPGSMSFWFPHDKLLIAGDTLFKGGIGRTDLWGGDYSTIERSIKQRLYSLDEDATVVTGHGADTRLGDEMRTNPFIRA; translated from the coding sequence ATGACCACCGCCGCAACGCCACCGCCGACCCTTATCCGCGAAACCTTTCCCGTCGGGCCTTTGCAGTGCAACTGCACGATCATCGGTGACCCGGTGACGAAGAAGGCCATTGTGGTTGATCCGGGTGGCAATCCGGAGATGATCATGGCGCGTTTGGACGCCCATGGCCTCAAGGTGGTGAGCATCATCCATACCCACGCCCATCTGGATCATTTTCTCGCTTCCGGTCAGCTGAAGGAGATGACGGGCGCGACCCTACACCTGCATAAAGAGGATCAGTTCCTTTGGGACAATCTAGAAATGCAGTGCGGCATGTTTGGTGTGCCCTATGTGCCGGTGCCTGCGCCAGATCAGTGGTTGAGTGATGATCAGGCACTGGATTGCGGCTGCGGCGTAGCGCTGCATACGCCGGGGCATACGCCAGGCTCGATGAGTTTCTGGTTCCCACACGATAAGCTGTTGATCGCTGGCGATACGCTGTTTAAGGGGGGAATTGGCCGCACTGATTTATGGGGTGGGGATTACTCGACCATTGAGCGCTCGATCAAGCAGCGGCTGTATAGTTTGGATGAAGACGCCACGGTCGTGACCGGGCATGGGGCTGATACGCGGTTGGGTGATGAGATGCGCACTAATCCCTTTATTCGTGCCTAG
- a CDS encoding LuxR C-terminal-related transcriptional regulator — MTDLPPLPGLIAAPNLLGGHFYRPPLPVSYVPRPGLCERLLSGLSGRLLLVSAPAGFGKSSLAIEFCQHLPEQWQSLWLGLSSRDSDPGRFLERLLSGLQQFFPAVGQEALGLLRLRQRHQPFAFEEWLDGLIDELTLRLDPLQPLLLVLDDYHLAQGAVLDRCLQSLLSHLPAGLVILVTSRQRPDWHLSRLRLSRQLLELHEQDLRLSERESTELLALQGSVLSAEALTVLLQRSEGWVAGLRLWSLAASEMQEPGEISTRAQGADGLIHDYLLEEVIERQPAEVQAFLYDTASQERFCAELCDALRDAHDSAAILRHLQAHQVFLVPLDEQSKWFRYHHLFSDLLRSRPQPSVGLHLRACRWFSAEGLLDEAIEQALRAGQPDVAANLVQNLSEEQLLAEQNVATLLRWKMDLPDSLLTSTPRLILLYGWALALACQLDAAEELLAKLGRFLPARNRAEQEGLLAQWLALNGVMARGRGDSAKAQAYCIEALSCLPQDRYGQRLMCLSSLANLAVVQGDLWRARGLNREALELAQRVGNPLFEALAHYDRARVLQARGEVVRALDEVRQGQQCLAGLSARRQYAVRGRLTLYEGYLLSLRLEPQQARHKLLAGIAEARGCRDISVLIGYCVLASLEGRSGHLPEAFAQLAEAERLMHVWDIPPIYYLAMITLTKCELWLRQGQGELAGVWLSRLQDAYGGEHAAAAPEFHPQLPLHIQLYLAAFERLQGEEEAAERRLRGLIQLAQNAGGQLLGAIAQMKLTALLREGGREPEAKQQLRSALQASAGGGLLPFYDVLNRQTEWLREQLLAQPASPLVEALQQYLPRTAPAVNQEEHAVLIDALSTRERGVLELIAQGCSNQEISERLFISLHTVKTHARHINSKLGVERRTQAVARAKTLGLLG; from the coding sequence ATGACTGATTTGCCCCCACTTCCTGGCTTAATTGCCGCGCCCAACCTTTTGGGCGGGCACTTCTATCGGCCGCCGTTGCCCGTCAGTTATGTGCCACGCCCAGGGCTATGCGAGCGCTTACTAAGTGGTTTGTCAGGTCGGCTGCTGCTGGTCAGTGCGCCGGCGGGCTTCGGTAAAAGTTCATTAGCCATCGAATTTTGTCAGCATTTACCTGAGCAGTGGCAAAGCCTGTGGTTGGGTTTGAGTTCGCGTGACAGTGATCCCGGGCGCTTTCTGGAACGATTACTCAGCGGCCTGCAACAGTTCTTTCCAGCCGTCGGGCAGGAGGCGCTGGGCTTGTTGCGCTTGCGCCAGCGGCATCAACCGTTCGCCTTCGAGGAGTGGCTTGATGGTTTGATCGATGAGTTGACGCTGCGTCTCGATCCTCTGCAACCGCTGCTGTTGGTGCTGGATGATTACCACTTAGCCCAAGGCGCGGTCCTTGATCGTTGCTTGCAGTCTCTCCTGAGCCATTTGCCAGCTGGCTTAGTGATATTGGTGACCAGTCGCCAGCGCCCGGATTGGCATTTGTCGCGTTTGCGCCTGTCGCGCCAACTGCTGGAGTTGCACGAGCAGGACTTACGCCTTAGCGAACGCGAAAGTACCGAGCTGCTGGCTTTACAGGGTTCGGTGTTGTCCGCTGAGGCGCTGACGGTTCTGCTGCAGCGCAGCGAAGGTTGGGTGGCCGGTTTGCGCTTGTGGTCGCTGGCCGCCAGCGAAATGCAGGAGCCGGGGGAGATCTCGACGCGGGCTCAAGGTGCTGATGGGCTAATCCATGACTACCTGCTGGAAGAGGTGATCGAACGCCAGCCAGCCGAGGTACAAGCCTTTCTCTATGACACCGCTAGCCAAGAACGTTTTTGCGCCGAGCTGTGTGACGCCCTGCGCGACGCCCATGACAGCGCCGCGATCCTTCGTCACCTGCAAGCGCATCAGGTGTTTCTGGTGCCGCTGGATGAGCAAAGCAAATGGTTTCGCTACCACCATCTGTTTTCCGATCTGCTGCGCAGCCGACCGCAACCCTCTGTGGGTTTACATCTGCGCGCGTGTCGCTGGTTCAGTGCCGAAGGTTTGTTGGATGAGGCCATTGAGCAGGCTCTGCGTGCCGGGCAACCGGATGTTGCCGCGAATTTGGTGCAGAACCTTTCTGAAGAACAACTGCTGGCTGAACAGAACGTCGCCACGTTGCTGCGTTGGAAGATGGATTTGCCGGACAGCCTGCTGACCAGCACGCCGCGCTTGATTCTGTTGTACGGCTGGGCCTTGGCCTTGGCTTGCCAGCTTGATGCGGCCGAAGAGCTGCTCGCTAAGCTCGGGCGATTTCTGCCAGCACGCAACCGTGCGGAGCAGGAAGGCCTGTTAGCGCAATGGCTGGCCCTAAATGGGGTGATGGCTCGTGGCCGCGGTGACAGTGCTAAGGCGCAGGCCTATTGCATTGAGGCGCTGAGTTGCTTGCCGCAGGACCGTTATGGTCAGCGCTTGATGTGCTTGTCCAGCCTCGCCAACCTCGCGGTTGTGCAGGGCGACCTGTGGCGCGCCCGAGGGCTGAATCGCGAGGCATTAGAATTAGCGCAACGGGTCGGTAATCCACTGTTTGAGGCTTTGGCTCACTATGATCGAGCGCGGGTTCTGCAGGCTCGGGGCGAAGTGGTGCGGGCGCTGGATGAAGTGCGTCAGGGTCAGCAGTGTCTAGCGGGTCTGTCGGCGCGGCGTCAGTACGCGGTACGGGGTCGATTGACTTTGTATGAAGGCTACTTGCTGAGCCTACGTTTAGAGCCGCAGCAAGCGCGGCACAAGCTGCTGGCCGGGATTGCAGAAGCGCGCGGTTGCCGTGATATCAGTGTGCTGATTGGCTACTGCGTGCTGGCCAGTCTGGAGGGCCGCAGCGGTCATTTACCTGAAGCTTTCGCCCAGCTGGCTGAAGCTGAGCGCTTGATGCACGTCTGGGATATCCCGCCGATCTACTACTTGGCGATGATCACCCTGACAAAATGTGAGCTGTGGCTGCGCCAAGGGCAGGGTGAGTTGGCCGGCGTCTGGTTGAGCCGTCTGCAGGATGCCTATGGCGGCGAGCATGCGGCTGCCGCTCCCGAGTTCCATCCGCAACTGCCGTTGCACATCCAATTGTACCTAGCCGCGTTTGAGCGCTTGCAGGGCGAAGAGGAAGCGGCTGAACGACGTTTGCGAGGTTTGATTCAGTTGGCGCAGAACGCTGGCGGGCAGTTGCTGGGCGCGATAGCGCAGATGAAACTGACGGCCTTGTTGCGCGAAGGTGGGCGGGAACCTGAGGCGAAACAACAGCTGCGCAGTGCTCTACAAGCGTCCGCTGGGGGTGGGTTGCTACCTTTTTACGATGTGTTGAACCGCCAAACCGAATGGCTGCGCGAGCAGTTACTGGCTCAGCCAGCCAGCCCGCTAGTTGAAGCCTTGCAACAGTATTTACCGCGCACAGCGCCAGCGGTGAACCAAGAAGAGCATGCGGTTTTAATTGATGCGCTAAGCACCCGCGAACGCGGTGTGTTGGAGCTGATCGCCCAAGGCTGCTCTAATCAGGAAATCAGCGAGCGGCTGTTTATCTCTTTGCACACCGTGAAAACCCATGCCAGGCACATCAACAGTAAGCTCGGCGTCGAGCGCCGTACTCAGGCTGTGGCACGGGCTAAAACGCTCGGGTTACTGGGCTGA
- a CDS encoding DUF1329 domain-containing protein produces MKITKSLLQTGALALTLLASSVMAAVSADEAAKLGTSLTPVGAEMAGNADGSIPAWTGGLPTNAGAVDAAGFLADPFPSEQPLFTITAQNVDQYASKLTPGQLALFKRYPETYKMPVFPTHRSASMPAEILAAAKNNAVNTKLVEGGNGLENFEQAIPFPIPKDGLEAIWNHITRYRGGSVKRLVTQATPQANGSYSLVYFQDEFTFRGALQDVDSSKESNVLFYFKQRVTAPSRLAGNVLLVHETLNQVKEPRLAWLYNAGQRRVRRAPQVSYDGPGTAADGLRTSDNFDMFNGAPDRYDWVLNGKKEIYIPYNSYRLDSPKLKYDEIVKAGHINQDLTRYELHRVWHVTATLKSGERHIYAKRDFFIDEDTWQAAQIDHYDGRGTLWRVAEAHAMYYYDKQVPWYSIETLYDLLSGRYLALGMKNEEKNSYEFGYPAKESDYTPAALRQAGVR; encoded by the coding sequence ATGAAAATAACAAAAAGTCTGCTGCAAACCGGTGCCTTGGCCCTTACGTTGCTGGCTAGCAGCGTGATGGCAGCGGTATCGGCGGATGAAGCAGCCAAGCTGGGTACTTCGCTGACGCCAGTGGGCGCTGAGATGGCTGGTAATGCCGATGGCTCGATCCCAGCTTGGACTGGTGGTCTGCCAACCAACGCCGGCGCCGTCGATGCAGCGGGCTTCCTCGCCGATCCATTCCCTAGCGAGCAGCCGCTGTTCACCATCACGGCGCAGAACGTTGATCAGTACGCCAGCAAGCTGACCCCTGGCCAGCTGGCACTGTTCAAGCGTTACCCAGAAACCTACAAAATGCCGGTATTCCCAACGCATCGCTCGGCAAGCATGCCAGCAGAAATCTTGGCCGCTGCGAAAAATAACGCAGTGAACACCAAGCTGGTTGAGGGCGGTAATGGTCTGGAGAACTTCGAGCAAGCCATCCCCTTCCCCATTCCGAAGGACGGCCTGGAAGCCATCTGGAACCACATCACCCGTTACCGTGGCGGCAGCGTAAAGCGTCTGGTGACTCAGGCCACACCGCAAGCGAACGGCTCCTACAGCTTGGTTTACTTCCAAGATGAGTTCACCTTCCGTGGTGCGCTGCAGGACGTGGATAGCAGCAAAGAAAGCAACGTGCTGTTCTACTTCAAGCAACGTGTAACAGCACCTTCGCGTCTGGCGGGTAACGTGCTGCTGGTTCACGAAACCCTTAACCAGGTGAAAGAGCCGCGTCTGGCATGGTTGTACAACGCCGGTCAGCGTCGCGTTCGTCGTGCACCGCAGGTGTCGTATGACGGCCCAGGCACTGCAGCCGATGGTCTGCGTACCTCTGACAACTTCGACATGTTCAACGGTGCTCCAGATCGGTATGACTGGGTACTTAACGGTAAGAAGGAAATCTACATTCCTTACAACAGCTACCGTTTGGACTCGCCGAAGCTGAAATATGACGAGATCGTTAAGGCTGGCCATATCAACCAAGACCTGACCCGTTATGAACTGCACCGTGTATGGCATGTGACCGCCACCCTGAAATCAGGCGAGCGCCACATCTATGCTAAGCGTGACTTCTTCATCGACGAAGACACCTGGCAAGCGGCTCAGATCGACCACTACGACGGTCGCGGTACCCTGTGGCGTGTGGCTGAAGCCCATGCTATGTACTACTACGACAAGCAAGTACCTTGGTACAGCATCGAGACCCTGTATGACCTGCTGTCGGGTCGTTACTTGGCGCTGGGCATGAAGAACGAAGAGAAAAATTCCTACGAGTTCGGCTACCCAGCCAAGGAAAGCGACTACACCCCAGCGGCCCTGCGCCAGGCGGGCGTTCGCTAA
- a CDS encoding DUF1302 domain-containing protein, which translates to MTKAKQIWRLAKLPLAVSLASTLAAPAFGVTFNIGEIEGQLDSAMSVGSSWSVRGADPDLIGSNNGGDGLSQTTDDSRQNFKKGETFSKIFKGIHDLELKYGDTGVFVRGKYWYDFELKDESRLFKDISDSNRKEGAQASGAQILDAFVYHNYAIGDQPGSVRLGKQVVSWGESTFIRNSINEINPVDVSAFRRPGAEIKEGLIPVNMFYVAQSLTENLSMEAFYQLEWDQTVVDNCGTFFAQPDIIADGCTDNLAVLSNNPAARAGINNTVTALGRRDLAITQTNEGVVVKRSGDRDARDSGQFGTAFRYFSQALDTEFGAYFMNYHSRTPAFSAAGPGADVYAIANRAPFTTNVNLQPLRPLVIAGNSNYFLEYPEDIQLYGLSFSTTLPTGTSMAGEISYRPNAPVLLNTTDILFAGVNPLGGLFGNASLIDGQPGQEVNGYKRKEITQFQTTFTHFFDQVMGASRLTLVGEVGVVHVGGLESSSDTRYGRDPIYGPGPLPATQVAANTFINTCNALNGSTLGTASRENQSKYCEDDGFVTNTAWGYRARAIWDYPDVFAGINLKPSVSWSHDVDGYGPNGLFTEGAKAVSLGLDAEYQNTYTASLAYTDFFGGKYNTAIDRDFVALSFGVNF; encoded by the coding sequence ATGACAAAAGCAAAACAAATCTGGCGCCTGGCAAAACTGCCGTTGGCCGTCAGCCTCGCATCCACCCTCGCCGCACCTGCATTCGGCGTTACTTTTAATATCGGTGAAATCGAAGGCCAGCTCGATTCGGCTATGTCGGTTGGTTCCAGCTGGTCGGTGCGCGGCGCGGATCCAGATCTGATTGGTTCTAACAACGGTGGTGACGGTCTATCTCAAACCACCGATGATTCGCGTCAAAACTTCAAGAAAGGCGAAACCTTCTCGAAGATCTTCAAGGGTATTCATGACCTTGAGCTCAAATATGGCGACACCGGTGTGTTTGTGCGTGGTAAGTACTGGTACGACTTTGAGTTGAAAGACGAAAGCCGTCTGTTCAAAGATATCAGCGATAGCAACCGCAAAGAAGGTGCCCAGGCGTCTGGTGCACAAATTCTTGACGCATTTGTTTACCACAACTACGCCATTGGCGACCAGCCAGGCTCCGTTCGTTTGGGTAAGCAGGTAGTAAGTTGGGGTGAAAGTACCTTTATTCGTAATAGCATTAACGAAATCAATCCGGTTGATGTTTCAGCATTCCGTCGACCTGGTGCTGAGATTAAAGAGGGCTTGATTCCGGTTAATATGTTTTATGTGGCTCAAAGCCTGACCGAAAACCTTTCTATGGAGGCGTTCTACCAGCTTGAGTGGGATCAGACGGTCGTAGACAACTGCGGCACCTTCTTTGCTCAGCCAGACATTATTGCAGATGGCTGCACTGATAACTTAGCTGTACTGAGCAATAACCCAGCTGCTCGTGCCGGTATTAACAATACTGTCACTGCCCTGGGTCGCCGGGACCTTGCAATAACCCAAACTAATGAAGGTGTAGTTGTAAAACGCAGTGGCGACCGTGATGCTCGTGACAGCGGTCAGTTTGGTACGGCTTTCCGTTACTTCTCTCAGGCGCTCGATACAGAATTCGGCGCCTACTTTATGAACTATCACAGCCGTACACCTGCCTTTAGTGCAGCAGGCCCCGGCGCAGATGTTTATGCAATCGCAAATCGTGCGCCATTTACTACCAACGTTAATTTACAACCTTTACGTCCATTGGTTATTGCTGGTAACTCAAATTATTTCCTTGAGTACCCAGAAGATATCCAGCTTTATGGCTTGAGCTTCTCTACGACCCTGCCAACTGGTACATCAATGGCTGGCGAAATTAGCTATCGTCCCAATGCTCCAGTTCTGCTTAATACAACGGATATTCTTTTCGCTGGCGTAAACCCGTTGGGCGGTTTGTTCGGTAATGCCTCTTTGATCGATGGTCAGCCAGGTCAGGAAGTTAACGGCTACAAGCGCAAAGAAATCACTCAATTTCAAACAACGTTTACTCATTTCTTTGATCAGGTAATGGGCGCCAGTCGTCTTACGCTGGTGGGTGAAGTTGGTGTTGTGCATGTAGGTGGCTTAGAGAGCTCCAGCGATACCCGTTACGGCCGCGATCCGATTTATGGCCCAGGTCCGTTGCCAGCTACTCAGGTTGCTGCAAATACATTTATCAACACTTGCAATGCACTCAATGGAAGTACCCTCGGTACTGCGAGCAGAGAGAACCAGTCCAAGTACTGTGAAGACGATGGCTTTGTAACCAATACAGCTTGGGGCTATCGCGCTCGTGCTATCTGGGACTACCCGGATGTATTCGCCGGCATCAACCTTAAGCCAAGCGTTTCCTGGTCGCACGACGTAGACGGTTACGGTCCAAATGGCTTGTTCACTGAAGGTGCTAAGGCCGTAAGCCTAGGTCTGGATGCTGAATACCAGAACACCTACACCGCTAGCCTGGCGTACACCGACTTCTTCGGTGGTAAATACAACACTGCAATTGACCGTGACTTCGTAGCACTTAGCTTCGGCGTGAACTTCTAA